Proteins encoded together in one Shewanella acanthi window:
- a CDS encoding VOC family protein: MSLPQTVPSMLSLSELQRNWPEFEAKILSLLTKLHLKDLNFFCDHVALRVNSIASADALRAEFSQIGKIISDNQINGRSILIIELNTPLKLGAFSIECVELPYPGDTVYPQEGWEHIELVLPSAARDCERLTEELLQRCPALFPLLSNLTAKPEEFSDIKVKLSSPKGDKERLANPTIAFKGPDVCIKVHPHGIKDVIASEQ; encoded by the coding sequence ATGTCACTCCCTCAAACAGTTCCATCCATGCTGAGCTTGTCAGAATTACAGCGAAATTGGCCAGAATTTGAAGCAAAAATATTATCCCTGCTCACAAAGCTGCATTTGAAGGATCTTAACTTTTTTTGTGACCATGTCGCGCTAAGGGTTAACAGTATCGCAAGTGCCGATGCCCTGCGCGCCGAGTTTAGCCAAATAGGGAAAATTATCTCTGATAATCAGATCAATGGTCGCAGCATTCTTATCATTGAGCTAAACACACCGCTGAAATTAGGTGCATTTTCAATCGAGTGCGTAGAACTGCCCTACCCAGGTGATACTGTATATCCCCAAGAGGGATGGGAGCATATTGAGCTGGTGCTGCCAAGTGCTGCTAGGGATTGCGAGCGACTGACAGAGGAACTGCTACAACGTTGCCCCGCGCTCTTCCCATTACTTAGCAATCTTACAGCTAAGCCTGAGGAGTTTTCAGATATCAAGGTAAAGTTAAGCTCACCCAAGGGCGATAAAGAACGTTTAGCAAACCCCACCATTGCCTTTAAGGGGCCGGATGTATGCATCAAGGTGCATCCCCATGGCATTAAAGACGTGATTGCCAGCGAACAATAA
- a CDS encoding M23 family metallopeptidase, whose protein sequence is MFAWLNKVPVVSSSANFSLISFIRSKKFNAVLALLSLVSLSAAAEVSFEGKFEQGALIRGKAPAGTKVSLNGEALKMTSDGHFVFGFDRDAQLSQQLTLVYPDGLTEVKPLSVVKREYDIQSVKGISNKIMKPDPVAQERAAKDTAQVKAARNTFSEQTAFLQSFIWPLTGRISGVYGSQRIYNDVPGNPHFGVDVAAKTGTVVVAPADGMISLSVPDMFYSGGTLIIDHGYGVSSSFLHLSKLYVKSGETVKQGQAVAEVGATGRANGPHLDWRLNWFQMRLDASTIVPPMAEVLAAEKAQKQK, encoded by the coding sequence ATGTTTGCATGGTTAAATAAAGTACCTGTGGTGAGTAGCTCTGCTAACTTCTCTTTAATTTCATTCATTCGATCAAAAAAATTCAACGCAGTTTTGGCATTATTATCCTTGGTGAGCCTGTCTGCTGCCGCGGAGGTGAGCTTCGAAGGGAAATTTGAGCAGGGCGCTCTTATTCGTGGTAAAGCGCCAGCAGGCACAAAAGTCAGTTTAAATGGCGAAGCGCTTAAGATGACAAGCGATGGGCATTTTGTCTTTGGGTTTGATAGGGACGCACAACTCTCACAGCAATTAACCTTGGTTTATCCCGATGGTTTGACTGAGGTTAAACCTTTGTCAGTCGTAAAGCGTGAATACGATATTCAAAGTGTTAAGGGGATCAGCAATAAAATCATGAAGCCCGATCCCGTAGCTCAAGAAAGAGCGGCCAAGGATACGGCTCAAGTGAAAGCGGCGCGTAATACTTTTAGCGAGCAAACCGCATTTTTACAATCCTTTATCTGGCCTTTGACGGGACGTATTTCTGGCGTTTATGGCAGTCAGCGGATTTATAACGATGTGCCGGGTAACCCACATTTTGGTGTCGATGTGGCCGCAAAAACCGGCACTGTGGTGGTCGCGCCCGCCGATGGGATGATTAGCCTGTCTGTACCTGATATGTTTTATTCTGGCGGTACCCTTATTATCGACCATGGCTATGGCGTGAGTTCAAGCTTTTTGCACTTAAGTAAGCTCTATGTAAAGTCTGGGGAAACCGTTAAACAGGGGCAGGCTGTAGCCGAGGTGGGCGCAACCGGTCGTGCCAATGGCCCGCATCTCGACTGGCGTTTAAATTGGTTCCAAATGCGACTCGATGCCAGCACGATAGTGCCGCCAATGGCTGAGGTGTTAGCGGCAGAAAAGGCGCAGAAGCAAAAATAG
- a CDS encoding L,D-transpeptidase family protein, translating into MRVSLISTFTAMAVSLSALLSPQVLASSGIGKVDLVVVTKSESNMALLRDGKVLKQYRIAMGDLPTGHKIKEGDQRTPQGRYILDYKKADSAFYKSIHISYPNEEDKLRAKALGIKPGGMIMIHGQNPRSPLPPEQAQQYNWTNGCIAITNAEMDELWKAIDPGTPIEIWP; encoded by the coding sequence ATGCGCGTTTCTCTCATTTCCACTTTCACTGCCATGGCCGTTTCGCTCTCAGCACTGCTCTCCCCACAAGTGCTTGCTTCATCTGGAATTGGTAAAGTCGATTTAGTGGTGGTCACTAAGTCTGAATCCAACATGGCCTTGTTAAGGGACGGCAAAGTGCTTAAGCAATACCGCATTGCCATGGGCGATCTACCAACAGGCCATAAGATTAAAGAAGGCGATCAACGCACGCCCCAAGGGCGTTATATCCTCGACTACAAAAAAGCCGACAGTGCCTTTTATAAATCAATCCATATCTCCTACCCAAATGAAGAAGATAAGCTACGTGCAAAAGCCTTGGGCATTAAACCAGGCGGGATGATCATGATCCATGGCCAAAATCCCCGTTCACCATTGCCACCTGAACAGGCGCAGCAATATAACTGGACCAATGGTTGTATTGCGATTACTAATGCCGAAATGGATGAATTGTGGAAAGCAATTGATCCCGGCACGCCGATTGAGATCTGGCCTTAA
- a CDS encoding DUF5062 family protein — MKPHKNEAQLFKLAMEIGMGYAKKRGFDEFGKGVSAKDKVECIYRLLVNDNLIQPLAKDKEDGPNMKHKLTLWIIRHLPENHPLLK; from the coding sequence ATGAAGCCCCATAAAAATGAAGCTCAACTCTTTAAACTGGCGATGGAAATCGGCATGGGTTATGCCAAAAAACGGGGCTTCGATGAATTTGGTAAAGGCGTTTCGGCTAAAGATAAGGTGGAATGTATCTACCGGTTACTGGTAAACGATAACCTGATTCAACCCCTCGCCAAGGACAAAGAAGATGGTCCTAATATGAAACATAAACTCACACTCTGGATTATCCGTCACCTCCCCGAAAACCATCCGCTGTTAAAGTAA
- the ppk1 gene encoding polyphosphate kinase 1, whose amino-acid sequence MSPNTEKLSIDKELSWLSFNERVLQEACDPNVPLVERVRFLGIFSNNMDEFFRVRVAAVRRAILLSSLQEGRSNSRHLMAKIQSKVMTLQERFDNIYSDLMRELVRRNILLINEKQLNEFHSNWLKKHFRDHLKRHINPLIVNNNRDLLKHINDEATYLCVCLYSKTRRQYALVEVPTKNVPRFVELPAEKSKAKKYLILLDNIIRHCVDELFGPFFEFESIEVFSMKLTRDADFDITDELEQTQLEKMTKGLKKRLTAEPVRLVYDKEMPEHMLEMLKGNLNISSTECLIPGGRYHSFKDFIGFPNPGRDYLENEKLHALNSTGFARSANSFDAIKMGDIMLNYPYHKFAHFTEMVRQAAYDPAVRFIRINLYRVAKKSHVMQSLIDAVKNGKQVTAVIELRARFDEQSNIEWTRILAEAGVKVHHGIPSLKVHSKLCLIGREEQGEMRLYCHVGSGNFNESTARVYTDLALFTANQEIAREVEQVFDLIEHPYRRDNFQHLIVSPYDARQKLSHLIDNEIVNAKGHIKASITLKLNNLLDETLVQKLYEASAAGVKIKLLIRGICSLIPQIPGVSENIEVYSIVDRFLEHSRVMLFHAGGENKLFVCSADWMSRNIDNRVEVSVPIYDPRLKQMVMDILSLQFNDNTKARIINKEQTNPYRNRGNKRKVRSQIAIYQYLINYEKRCQQEFIAQLEEQKQAEESSPAINDALQAKAS is encoded by the coding sequence GTGTCCCCTAACACCGAAAAACTTTCTATCGATAAAGAACTGTCTTGGTTATCCTTTAACGAGCGCGTGCTGCAGGAAGCCTGCGATCCCAATGTTCCGCTGGTAGAACGAGTCCGTTTCCTCGGCATTTTTTCAAATAATATGGATGAGTTTTTCCGTGTGCGGGTAGCCGCCGTACGCCGCGCCATTTTACTCTCATCGTTGCAGGAAGGTCGCAGCAACAGCCGCCATCTAATGGCAAAAATTCAGTCTAAGGTAATGACGCTGCAGGAGCGCTTCGACAACATCTATTCAGATCTGATGCGCGAACTGGTAAGGCGCAATATTCTGTTAATCAACGAGAAACAGTTAAATGAGTTCCACAGTAACTGGCTTAAAAAGCATTTTCGCGATCACCTAAAGCGCCATATCAACCCGCTTATCGTCAATAACAACCGCGATCTGCTCAAACACATTAATGACGAGGCCACCTATTTATGTGTGTGCTTATATTCTAAAACCCGCCGCCAATATGCGTTGGTTGAAGTGCCGACTAAAAACGTGCCGCGGTTTGTGGAATTGCCCGCCGAAAAATCTAAAGCGAAGAAGTATTTAATTCTTTTAGATAACATTATCCGCCACTGTGTGGACGAGCTGTTTGGCCCCTTCTTTGAATTCGAATCCATTGAAGTATTTTCGATGAAGCTGACCCGCGACGCCGATTTTGATATCACCGACGAACTCGAACAAACCCAGCTCGAGAAAATGACCAAAGGGTTAAAAAAACGCCTCACCGCCGAGCCTGTGCGTTTAGTGTATGACAAGGAAATGCCCGAACATATGTTAGAAATGCTTAAAGGCAATCTTAACATCAGCTCGACCGAGTGTTTAATTCCAGGCGGCCGTTACCACAGTTTTAAGGACTTTATTGGCTTTCCTAATCCTGGGAGGGATTATCTTGAGAACGAAAAACTGCATGCACTGAACAGCACTGGTTTTGCCCGCAGCGCCAACAGTTTCGATGCGATAAAAATGGGCGATATTATGCTCAATTATCCCTATCACAAATTTGCCCACTTTACTGAAATGGTACGTCAGGCAGCCTACGATCCGGCGGTGCGCTTTATACGGATTAACCTTTATCGGGTGGCGAAAAAATCCCATGTAATGCAATCCCTGATTGATGCGGTGAAAAACGGCAAACAGGTCACTGCGGTGATTGAGCTGCGGGCACGTTTCGATGAACAATCCAATATCGAGTGGACGCGAATATTAGCCGAAGCGGGGGTGAAGGTGCACCACGGTATTCCAAGCCTTAAGGTGCACTCTAAACTGTGTCTGATTGGCCGTGAAGAGCAAGGCGAAATGCGCCTCTATTGCCATGTAGGTTCGGGTAACTTTAACGAAAGTACCGCAAGGGTGTATACGGATTTGGCGCTATTTACCGCCAATCAGGAAATTGCCCGTGAAGTTGAGCAGGTGTTTGATCTCATTGAACACCCCTACCGCCGGGATAACTTCCAGCATTTGATTGTTTCACCCTACGATGCAAGGCAAAAGCTGAGCCATTTAATCGATAATGAGATTGTGAATGCAAAGGGCCATATCAAGGCTTCCATTACCTTAAAACTTAATAACCTGCTGGATGAAACCTTAGTTCAAAAGCTATATGAGGCGTCGGCTGCGGGGGTAAAAATCAAGTTGCTTATTCGCGGTATCTGTTCGCTCATTCCACAAATTCCGGGTGTGAGTGAAAATATCGAGGTTTACAGTATTGTCGATAGGTTCCTTGAACACTCGCGGGTGATGTTGTTCCATGCGGGCGGAGAAAACAAACTCTTTGTCTGCTCCGCTGACTGGATGAGCCGCAATATCGACAACCGTGTCGAGGTGAGTGTACCGATTTATGATCCACGTCTAAAGCAGATGGTGATGGACATTTTATCCTTGCAATTTAACGACAATACCAAGGCGCGCATCATCAATAAGGAGCAAACAAACCCCTATCGCAATCGTGGAAATAAACGTAAGGTGCGCTCGCAAATCGCCATTTATCAATACCTGATTAATTACGAAAAACGTTGCCAGCAGGAATTTATCGCACAGCTTGAAGAGCAAAAACAGGCTGAAGAATCTTCGCCAGCCATCAACGACGCATTACAGGCCAAGGCCAGCTAA
- a CDS encoding Ppx/GppA phosphatase family protein, with protein sequence MVATHPQSRHFVAIDMGSNSFHLVIAREQDGSLQILHKEKQQVQLAIGLNAQNILSDDAINRGLNCLRDFNQRFSNLDQAQVRLVATHTLRVAKNRDKFIEAALAIMPYPVEVISGHEEARLIYNGIAQSQVLGKRNIVIDIGGGSTEVVLGQKNTPTQLSSLRCGCVSFNERYFIGGQISASAFRAAQSAADKQFASLSKEYFLGDWDLSLGSSGTVKAICEAISEDHGDETITLARLKQLKLKLIRFGAISNVQFANVDDKRTRLVPAGLAILISFFRRLPVSQLEFSPGALREGVLYELAKIGQYQDIRHRTVDSIAQLYHVDIPHASKVRDTAMALFEQVADDWGLRPHARLLSYAAMLHEIGLHINSKALHKHGAYIISNSDLPGFDESLQQDLARLIANHRKKPNELFVAELDPNHKLTLIRLACLLRLAVLMHLGRFAKALVLEEIQVIEGGLLLVLPSRKRKIILFMKDLQREQKHMAMLGMQLQLVSSLVSHDEKFSKNAVKKAI encoded by the coding sequence TTGGTTGCCACACATCCACAATCACGACACTTTGTCGCTATCGATATGGGCTCAAACAGTTTTCACTTGGTGATTGCCCGCGAGCAGGATGGCAGCCTGCAGATTTTACACAAAGAAAAACAGCAGGTTCAGCTCGCCATCGGGCTAAATGCCCAAAACATCTTGAGTGATGATGCCATCAATCGTGGCCTAAACTGCTTAAGGGATTTTAACCAACGGTTCTCGAATCTTGACCAAGCGCAGGTTCGCCTTGTCGCCACCCATACGCTGCGGGTAGCCAAAAATCGTGACAAATTTATCGAGGCAGCGCTTGCGATCATGCCCTACCCCGTTGAAGTGATTTCGGGCCATGAGGAAGCGCGGCTTATCTACAATGGGATAGCCCAAAGCCAAGTACTCGGCAAACGCAATATCGTCATCGATATCGGTGGCGGCTCAACCGAGGTGGTACTCGGCCAGAAAAACACCCCAACCCAGTTATCGAGCCTGCGCTGCGGCTGCGTAAGTTTTAACGAACGCTATTTTATCGGCGGTCAAATTTCAGCTTCCGCTTTTCGCGCAGCCCAAAGCGCCGCGGATAAACAGTTCGCTTCTTTATCTAAGGAATATTTTCTTGGCGACTGGGACTTAAGCCTTGGCAGCTCAGGCACAGTGAAAGCCATCTGCGAAGCCATCAGTGAAGATCACGGCGATGAAACCATAACCCTTGCAAGGCTCAAGCAATTAAAGCTTAAACTCATTCGATTTGGTGCGATAAGCAATGTGCAATTTGCCAATGTGGATGATAAGCGCACCCGACTCGTACCCGCGGGACTTGCGATTTTAATTAGTTTCTTTAGACGTTTACCTGTAAGCCAACTTGAATTTAGCCCTGGCGCACTGCGTGAAGGCGTGCTCTACGAACTGGCAAAAATCGGCCAGTATCAAGATATTCGCCACCGTACCGTCGACAGCATCGCTCAGCTATACCATGTGGATATACCACACGCCTCCAAGGTGCGCGATACCGCCATGGCACTCTTTGAGCAAGTGGCCGATGACTGGGGCCTAAGACCCCATGCAAGGTTGTTATCCTACGCCGCCATGCTGCATGAAATTGGGCTCCACATAAACTCCAAGGCGTTGCATAAACATGGCGCCTATATCATTAGCAACAGTGACTTACCAGGGTTTGATGAAAGCCTACAACAGGATTTAGCACGGCTCATCGCCAACCATCGCAAAAAACCTAACGAGTTGTTTGTCGCCGAACTTGACCCTAACCATAAACTCACCCTGATAAGACTCGCCTGCCTGCTGCGTCTGGCGGTGCTCATGCACCTTGGCCGTTTCGCCAAGGCGTTGGTATTAGAGGAGATTCAAGTCATTGAAGGCGGTTTACTGCTGGTACTTCCGAGTCGAAAACGAAAAATCATACTCTTTATGAAGGATTTACAACGCGAACAAAAACACATGGCAATGCTAGGTATGCAGCTTCAGCTAGTCTCAAGCCTCGTGTCACACGATGAAAAATTCAGTAAAAATGCAGTAAAAAAAGCCATTTAG
- a CDS encoding ion transporter, whose amino-acid sequence MSDHQPEKNDTESALKRQLRTIIFGTDTPAGKYFDIALMVCIVMSVALVFIDTVEVFHRDYGHIIRILEWVFTIIFTIEYAARIYCATQPLLYARSFYGVVDLLSVLPSYLALFLPGANFTLVIRILRLFRIFRVLKLLRYLSEGNLLLRAMLQSSRKVFLFFFSVSLIIMVLSAVMYVVEGPENGFSSIPKSVYWTIVTITTVGYGDITPKTELGQAIAAFTMLLGYSIIAIPTGILSAEISQEVGRHRDLRECNQCHKMGHDLEAAFCSRCGCELDRLEPPKPKS is encoded by the coding sequence ATGTCCGACCATCAACCTGAAAAAAATGACACTGAGAGTGCATTAAAGCGTCAGCTCCGCACCATCATTTTCGGTACCGATACCCCCGCGGGTAAGTACTTCGATATCGCCTTGATGGTCTGCATTGTGATGAGCGTTGCGCTGGTATTTATCGACACCGTGGAAGTGTTCCACCGGGACTATGGCCATATTATCCGTATACTCGAATGGGTGTTTACCATCATCTTTACCATTGAATATGCGGCTAGGATCTACTGCGCCACTCAGCCGTTGCTCTATGCCCGCAGTTTTTACGGCGTGGTAGATTTACTCTCAGTGCTCCCCAGTTATCTGGCGCTGTTCCTACCTGGGGCGAATTTCACGCTCGTTATTAGGATATTAAGGCTATTTCGGATTTTCAGAGTACTTAAATTATTGCGCTATTTAAGCGAAGGTAATTTATTACTGCGAGCCATGTTGCAATCGAGTCGTAAAGTGTTCCTTTTTTTCTTCTCCGTGAGCCTGATTATCATGGTGCTGAGCGCCGTGATGTACGTGGTTGAAGGGCCAGAAAACGGTTTTAGTTCAATTCCTAAATCTGTGTATTGGACAATTGTGACTATTACGACCGTTGGTTATGGTGATATCACCCCAAAAACAGAGCTAGGTCAGGCAATTGCCGCCTTTACTATGTTGCTAGGTTACTCGATTATTGCCATTCCAACGGGGATTTTAAGTGCGGAGATTTCACAGGAAGTGGGGCGTCATCGGGATCTTCGCGAGTGTAATCAATGCCATAAAATGGGGCACGATCTCGAAGCTGCTTTTTGCAGTCGCTGTGGTTGTGAGTTAGACAGACTCGAACCGCCAAAGCCGAAAAGTTGA
- a CDS encoding DUF3332 domain-containing protein → MKKMIIRVCLLGFATSILSGCVGSNAVTGYVMQFNLQAVDNRYARGGLNILMAPVYGISIAADYIVFNSLEFWTGHNPLNGKPHIFDTHTDTYIDINDKVHDSLKTAPVKPLTNNRIIHKGQMQQIDENTVRMDITYNNGETAILTGERNGNLVTYYIDGKVVSQTSIEEMQDFLKSRV, encoded by the coding sequence ATGAAAAAGATGATCATTAGAGTTTGTTTGCTTGGCTTTGCAACTTCGATTCTTTCTGGCTGCGTAGGCAGTAATGCTGTGACCGGTTATGTTATGCAATTTAACTTACAGGCAGTCGATAACCGTTATGCCCGTGGTGGTCTTAACATTCTAATGGCGCCAGTATATGGGATTTCAATTGCCGCCGATTATATCGTGTTTAACTCACTTGAATTTTGGACGGGTCATAACCCTCTTAATGGCAAGCCCCATATCTTTGATACTCACACTGACACTTATATCGATATTAACGATAAAGTGCATGATTCACTTAAAACGGCTCCAGTTAAGCCACTGACAAACAATCGCATTATCCACAAAGGTCAAATGCAACAAATTGATGAAAATACGGTACGCATGGATATCACTTACAATAACGGTGAAACGGCAATTTTAACCGGTGAGCGTAACGGTAACTTAGTCACCTATTATATCGATGGTAAAGTTGTTTCTCAGACGTCAATAGAAGAGATGCAGGATTTTCTTAAGTCACGCGTTTAA
- the yegD gene encoding molecular chaperone — MFVGFDYGSANCAVGVMLGDDVKLVPLSANSAYLPSTLYAMDRELIAEAVYRALPDAQKADYAKKRAAQLSRARMVRHELDLDTDTPAVFVGEKAVEAYLEMPEEGFYVRSPKSFLGATGLRPEQVALFEDIVTLMMQHIKERAEAVLNQDSHFQDSQAQARATITHAVIGRPVNFQGIGGEESNRQAEAILSLAAKRAGFVDVDFLFEPLAAGMDYEASLTENQTVLVVDVGGGTTDCSVVKMGPNHRAEFNRSADCLGHSGQRIGGNDLDIALAMNAFMPHFGLGSLMNTGKPMPSNPFWNAVAVNDISAQREFATLSTRKLIDDLIKDAEQPALLGRLLKVHKQQLSYQIVRLAERAKIALSDSQHTAMALDFIEKTLNAEVSREIFENAIEPSLVKVEALMHQALTQAAKSLASNGLAPEELSLEVDAIECKPDVIYVTGGTARSPAIYAKITSLYPETPVVVGDHFGSVTAGLTRWAQKRFAQ; from the coding sequence ATGTTTGTCGGATTTGATTATGGCAGTGCTAACTGCGCCGTTGGGGTGATGCTGGGTGATGATGTAAAACTCGTGCCGCTTTCTGCCAATTCCGCTTATTTGCCATCGACACTTTACGCCATGGACCGAGAATTGATCGCGGAGGCGGTGTACCGTGCTCTGCCCGATGCTCAAAAGGCCGATTACGCCAAAAAACGCGCGGCGCAACTGAGCCGTGCCCGCATGGTTCGTCATGAACTCGATCTTGATACCGATACCCCCGCCGTGTTTGTGGGGGAAAAGGCCGTTGAAGCTTACCTTGAAATGCCCGAAGAAGGTTTTTATGTCCGATCGCCCAAATCTTTCTTAGGGGCGACGGGGCTTCGCCCTGAACAAGTCGCACTCTTTGAAGATATCGTCACTCTGATGATGCAGCACATTAAAGAACGTGCCGAGGCGGTGCTTAATCAGGATAGCCATTTTCAGGATAGCCAAGCTCAAGCTAGAGCAACCATTACCCACGCCGTTATCGGTCGTCCGGTGAATTTTCAAGGCATTGGCGGTGAAGAGAGTAATCGTCAGGCCGAAGCCATTTTAAGCCTTGCCGCAAAGCGCGCAGGTTTCGTCGATGTGGATTTTCTGTTTGAGCCACTTGCGGCAGGGATGGACTACGAGGCGAGCTTAACGGAAAACCAAACCGTGCTCGTGGTCGATGTGGGAGGCGGCACCACCGACTGCTCGGTCGTCAAAATGGGGCCAAATCATAGGGCTGAGTTCAATAGGAGCGCCGATTGTTTGGGTCATAGCGGGCAGCGTATTGGCGGGAACGACTTAGATATCGCGCTGGCCATGAATGCCTTTATGCCACATTTTGGTTTAGGTTCGTTGATGAATACAGGCAAACCTATGCCAAGTAATCCCTTTTGGAACGCGGTGGCCGTGAACGATATCAGCGCCCAGCGGGAGTTTGCGACCTTAAGCACCCGTAAATTAATTGACGATCTGATTAAGGATGCCGAGCAACCGGCTTTACTGGGTCGACTGTTAAAAGTGCATAAGCAGCAGCTTAGCTATCAAATTGTGCGCCTCGCCGAGCGTGCTAAAATTGCGCTTTCCGATAGCCAGCACACGGCAATGGCTCTTGATTTTATCGAAAAAACCTTAAACGCTGAGGTGAGCCGAGAGATCTTTGAAAATGCCATAGAGCCATCGCTTGTTAAGGTTGAAGCCCTTATGCATCAAGCCTTAACACAGGCCGCCAAGAGTCTTGCGTCTAATGGCCTCGCGCCTGAGGAATTAAGCCTTGAAGTAGATGCAATCGAGTGCAAGCCTGATGTGATTTACGTGACCGGCGGCACCGCAAGAAGCCCAGCCATTTACGCTAAAATCACGAGCCTCTACCCTGAAACGCCAGTGGTCGTCGGGGATCATTTCGGCTCGGTGACCGCGGGCTTGACCCGCTGGGCGCAAAAACGCTTCGCACAGTAG
- a CDS encoding CreA family protein produces MKLVNTLVLASSVWMLSGCGDDVGKVSLGLFTTKDVIIDAKQDPKIPGVTCHISRIEANLDFADPSDMSISCRQTGLITAADIAKIDKSKNGEIVFTESLSILFKSLKVRRIFDAQNQTLLYLSYSTKETNGSHKHALSTVPLYGSEAWVSPALTNTPTTSAMNNP; encoded by the coding sequence ATGAAACTAGTTAACACGTTAGTACTGGCATCAAGTGTATGGATGTTAAGTGGCTGCGGTGATGATGTCGGCAAAGTTAGCCTTGGGCTTTTTACCACTAAGGATGTGATCATCGATGCCAAGCAGGACCCTAAAATCCCTGGCGTGACCTGCCACATTAGCCGTATCGAAGCTAATTTGGATTTTGCCGATCCCTCGGATATGAGCATCAGCTGCCGTCAAACTGGGCTCATCACGGCAGCGGATATCGCCAAAATTGATAAGAGTAAAAATGGTGAAATTGTGTTTACCGAGTCTTTAAGTATTTTATTTAAGTCCTTAAAAGTGCGCCGTATCTTCGATGCTCAAAATCAAACGCTATTGTATTTATCCTATTCCACCAAGGAAACCAATGGCAGCCATAAGCATGCGCTGTCAACTGTGCCGTTATATGGTTCCGAAGCATGGGTGAGTCCTGCCTTAACAAATACACCAACCACTTCAGCGATGAATAACCCATAG
- a CDS encoding FAD-binding oxidoreductase — translation MTNIEKQGIEHFKTHFGGDVLLATDPNYDEIRQIWNAMIDRKPAVIARCKSCEDVVKAVNFARENQLLVAVRGGGHNIAGNAVCNDGMMIDLSLLHQIKVNPETKIALVEPGCTLADVDDATQKHGLAVPVGINSTTGIAGLTLGGGFGWISRKYGMTIDSLVSATVVTADGQVLKASDTENADLFWGLRGGGGNFGIVTEFEFQLHTVGPDVLSGLIVFPFTQAKSIITQLAAFTASAPADLSVWMVTRKAPPLPFLPEDVHGKEIVALALCYLGEPSEGEKLIAPLRKFGTPYGEHVGVQPFSLWQQAFDPLLTPGARNYWKSHNFTVLTEGAIDAVIKYASTLPSNQCEIFIASIGCATATPDPEAMAYSCRDAKYVLNVHGRWESAEEDNHCIQWARNFFNDTKPFASGGAYVNFLTQDETERTESAYGPTYQRLQEIKTKYDPNNFFRMNQNIKPL, via the coding sequence ATGACTAATATAGAAAAACAGGGCATAGAACATTTCAAAACCCACTTTGGCGGTGACGTCCTTTTAGCCACAGATCCCAACTATGACGAAATAAGACAAATTTGGAATGCCATGATCGATCGTAAGCCTGCAGTGATCGCTCGTTGTAAATCCTGCGAAGATGTGGTCAAAGCTGTTAATTTTGCTCGGGAAAATCAATTATTGGTAGCAGTACGTGGCGGCGGACATAACATTGCGGGAAATGCGGTCTGCAATGATGGCATGATGATAGACCTCTCCCTCTTACACCAAATCAAAGTAAATCCAGAAACAAAGATAGCATTGGTAGAACCGGGTTGTACCTTGGCCGATGTCGATGACGCAACACAAAAACATGGTTTAGCGGTTCCCGTCGGGATTAACTCGACGACCGGCATTGCAGGGTTAACCTTAGGTGGCGGCTTTGGCTGGATAAGTCGTAAATACGGAATGACCATTGATAGCCTTGTTTCTGCAACTGTAGTGACCGCCGATGGCCAAGTTCTAAAGGCAAGCGATACCGAAAATGCCGATCTATTTTGGGGGCTACGAGGCGGCGGAGGCAATTTCGGGATTGTCACCGAATTCGAATTTCAGCTGCATACCGTAGGGCCCGATGTGCTTAGCGGACTCATCGTGTTTCCATTTACGCAGGCAAAATCCATCATCACCCAATTGGCCGCGTTTACAGCCAGTGCACCGGCTGATTTAAGTGTCTGGATGGTCACTCGCAAAGCGCCGCCATTGCCCTTCCTCCCAGAAGACGTTCATGGGAAAGAAATCGTTGCCCTCGCCCTCTGCTATCTTGGTGAACCGTCTGAAGGTGAAAAATTGATAGCCCCCTTACGCAAGTTTGGCACGCCCTATGGCGAGCACGTTGGCGTACAACCATTTAGTCTTTGGCAGCAAGCCTTCGATCCACTGCTCACTCCGGGAGCCAGAAATTACTGGAAGTCCCATAATTTTACCGTGCTAACTGAAGGTGCCATTGACGCCGTCATCAAGTACGCCAGTACGTTGCCCTCCAATCAATGTGAAATCTTTATCGCATCGATTGGCTGCGCAACGGCAACACCCGATCCAGAAGCCATGGCCTATTCTTGTCGGGATGCCAAATACGTGCTGAATGTTCACGGACGATGGGAAAGCGCAGAGGAAGACAATCACTGTATTCAATGGGCGCGTAATTTTTTCAACGATACCAAGCCCTTTGCAAGTGGTGGCGCTTACGTGAACTTTTTAACTCAAGATGAAACCGAGCGAACTGAATCGGCCTACGGCCCAACCTATCAGCGACTTCAGGAAATTAAAACCAAATACGACCCGAACAACTTTTTCAGGATGAATCAGAATATTAAGCCGCTTTAG